The following are encoded together in the Primulina tabacum isolate GXHZ01 chromosome 18, ASM2559414v2, whole genome shotgun sequence genome:
- the LOC142532753 gene encoding 4-coumarate--CoA ligase 2-like: MGASMIGGVTTTANPFLTRAEIFKQFNASNSKLIVTQSLYVDKLRDPVDSGNDSPKLGRDFAVVTIDDPPEGCLPFSVLCEADENDVPDVEIDPDDAVALPFSSGTTGLPKGVILTHKSLITSIAQQVDGENPNWHVKEDDVVLCVLPLFHIFALNAALLCSLRVGAGILMVQKFEMGLLLQLIQRHRVSVAAVVPPLVLALAKNPVVDNFDLTSIRLVQSGAAPLGKDLEEALLRRLPQAVFGQGYGMTEAGPVLCLSPLFAKQPFPTKSGSCGNVVRNAELKVVSPETGHSLPRNQPGEICIRGSQIMKGYLNDAEATARTIDVDGWLHTGDIGYVDEDDDVFIIDRLKELIKFKGFQVPPAELESLLLSHPNITDAAVVPQNDEAAGEVPVAFVVAASECQVTEEEVKEFVAKQVVFYKRLHKVHFVNAIPKSPAGKILRKELRAKLHNAS; this comes from the exons ATGGGTGCTTCGATGATCGGCGGGGTTACTACTACAGCTAATCCTTTTCTCACCAGGGCTGAGATTTTCAAGCAATTCAACGCATCGAATTCGAAGTTGATCGTCACGCAGTCGCTGTACGTGGACAAGCTCCGCGATCCAGTCGATAGTGGTAATGATTCCCCGAAGCTCGGCCGGGATTTCGCTGTAGTCACCATCGACGATCCTCCAGAGGGTTGCTTGCCTTTCTCTGTATTATGTGAAGCAGACGAAAACGATGTTCCGGATGTGGAAATAGACCCGGACGACGCCGTCGCGCTGCCGTTCTCCTCCGGCACCACCGGGCTACCCAAGGGCGTGATTCTAACCCACAAGAGTTTGATCACCAGCATAGCTCAGCAAGTGGACGGCGAGAACCCCAATTGGCATGTCAAAGAAGACGACGTGGTCCTCTGCGTTCTGCCATTGTTTCACATATTCGCATTGAATGCGGCGCTGCTGTGTTCGTTGAGGGTGGGCGCCGGGATCCTGATGGTGCAGAAATTCGAGATGGGTTTGCTTCTGCAGCTCATACAGAGGCACCGAGTGTCGGTCGCGGCGGTGGTGCCGCCGCTTGTGCTTGCCCTAGCTAAGAATCCGGTGGTGGATAATTTCGACCTGACCTCGATTCGGCTGGTGCAGTCCGGGGCTGCGCCGCTTGGGAAGGATCTGGAGGAAGCGCTTCTCCGACGTTTGCCGCAGGCGGTTTTCGGACAG GGGTACGGTATGACCGAGGCTGGTCCGGTGCTATGTTTATCCCCATTGTTTGCAAAGCAACCATTTCCAACTAAATCTGGCTCGTGTGGCAACGTAGTTCGGAATGCCGAGCTTAAGGTGGTCAGCCCCGAAACCGGCCATTCCCTCCCCCGCAATCAACCCGGTGAAATATGCATCCGCGGATCGCAGATCATGAAAG GGTACTTGAATGATGCTGAGGCAACAGCCAGAACCATTGACGTAGATGGTTGGCTTCATACCGGGGACATAGGCTACGTAGACGAAGACGACGATGTTTTCATCATAGACAGACTCAAAGAACTCATTAAATTCAAAGGCTTCCAAGTGCCACCCGCTGAGCTCGAGTCTCTTCTCCTTAGCCACCCCAACATCACCGATGCTGCCGTCGTACC GCAAAACGATGAAGCAGCTGGTGAAGTTCCAGTGGCATTTGTTGTTGCGGCAAGTGAGTGCCAAGTGACGGAAGAAGAAGTGAAAGAATTCGTCGCGAAACAGGTGGTTTTCTACAAGAGGTTGCATAAAGTGCACTTTGTAAATGCGATTCCCAAGTCTCCTGCGGGCAAAATTTTGAGAAAAGAGCTCAGGGCCAAGCTGCACAATGCATCATGA
- the LOC142533977 gene encoding uncharacterized protein LOC142533977: MLLVQVILLSISSISAAATNLPSRNQDIVVAIEEMQKANYFTFVTLINMAPPDLFQSNITFLMPNDRILSRTNIPETSLVDLLLRQSIPSPLLFEHLEHFPTGSMIPTSRPGYVFKVNNDGRERFYLNNVRIISPNVCTKGSSIRCHGVDGVVQPTSLSPQSSTQPVLSCPNSTGHPVVSAPPFPVATVAAPPPSAPTSSSPKTCNATSSVDLLITLLMFMVETWLFCRV; the protein is encoded by the coding sequence ATGTTGCTTGTTCAAGTTATACTGTTATCCATCTCATCTATATCAGCGGCGGCAACAAATCTTCCTTCAAGAAACCAAGATATTGTTGTAGCAATAGAAGAGATGCAGAAAGCCAATTACTTCACTTTTGTCACCCTCATTAACATGGCCCCTCCCGACCTATTTCAGTCCAACATCACTTTCTTGATGCCTAACGATCGGATCTTGTCGAGAACCAATATACCTGAAACCTCCCTTGTTGATCTATTGCTCCGTCAATCCATCCCGTCGCCTCTGCTTTTCGAGCACCTCGAGCATTTCCCAACTGGCTCCATGATCCCAACGTCGAGGCCCGGTTATGTTTTCAAGGTCAATAATGATGGGAGGGAGCGGTTTTATCTCAACAATGTGAGAATCATTAGTCCTAACGTATGCACCAAAGGGTCTTCAATAAGATGCCATGGTGTAGATGGAGTGGTGCAGCCTACTTCGCTATCCCCTCAGTCGAGTACACAACCGGTACTCTCTTGCCCGAATAGCACGGGTCATCCGGTGGTCTCAGCCCCTCCATTTCCGGTCGCGACGGTAGCCGCACCACCGCCATCTGCTCCTACATCAAGTTCTCCTAAGACATGCAATGCTACAAGTTCTGTTGATTTGTTAATTACATTGCTGATGTTTATGGTGGAAACATGGTTGTTTTGTAGAGTTTAA